The following coding sequences are from one Gemmatimonadota bacterium window:
- a CDS encoding YkvA family protein: MGERKDFNDECFWQKLRRFARKAGGEIVEKALWLYYTAESKDTPKWAKATVFAALAYFVSPVDAIPDPTPVFGFTDDLGVLISAVAAIAMHITPKVKEQAAEKMKEWFG; the protein is encoded by the coding sequence ATGGGAGAAAGGAAAGATTTCAATGATGAGTGTTTCTGGCAGAAGTTGAGAAGGTTCGCTCGCAAAGCTGGCGGCGAAATTGTGGAAAAAGCCCTCTGGCTCTACTACACCGCCGAATCAAAGGACACGCCCAAATGGGCAAAGGCCACTGTCTTTGCGGCACTGGCCTATTTCGTGTCGCCGGTCGATGCCATACCTGACCCAACGCCCGTGTTCGGTTTCACCGACGACCTGGGCGTATTGATCAGCGCGGTCGCCGCCATTGCCATGCACATCACGCCAAAGGTGAAAGAGCAAGCCGCCGAGAAAATGAAAGAATGGTTTGGTTGA
- a CDS encoding Rad52/Rad22 family DNA repair protein, whose protein sequence is MIKIRQDAGTGNKPLSYVGHPEYTRRLDRMFPFAWDFRTEVVGLTDTTVGVKGSLSITLEDGRVITRENYGHGNINRGFPLGDAMKTACVDALKKCCSMFGIGLHLYDGDDDNASRASNGRHHNGHNDDPLSDPGHDWIDDPNPPPREQGPERYEVGPGEAATSKQIVALQNIAKSSKTDGDLADEINRKLKTPPKDGEVRITKKEASDLISRAFGEK, encoded by the coding sequence GTGATAAAGATTCGCCAGGATGCAGGAACCGGCAACAAGCCGCTCTCGTATGTCGGGCATCCCGAATATACCCGCCGTCTGGATCGAATGTTTCCCTTCGCCTGGGACTTCCGTACCGAAGTGGTCGGCCTTACCGATACCACTGTGGGCGTGAAAGGGTCGCTGAGCATAACGCTCGAAGATGGTCGAGTAATCACCAGAGAGAACTACGGGCACGGCAACATAAATCGTGGGTTTCCCCTGGGCGATGCAATGAAAACCGCCTGTGTCGATGCGCTCAAAAAGTGCTGTTCGATGTTCGGTATTGGTCTGCATCTCTACGACGGAGACGACGACAACGCCAGCCGCGCCAGCAACGGACGGCATCACAACGGGCACAACGACGACCCGCTTTCTGACCCCGGCCATGACTGGATAGACGACCCTAACCCGCCACCGCGCGAGCAGGGGCCAGAACGTTATGAGGTAGGGCCTGGAGAAGCGGCCACCTCAAAGCAGATCGTCGCCTTGCAGAACATCGCCAAGTCCTCAAAGACGGATGGCGACCTTGCCGACGAGATTAACCGCAAGTTGAAGACTCCCCCCAAAGATGGCGAGGTGCGTATCACCAAAAAGGAAGCATCAGACCTCATAAGCCGCGCATTTGGGGAGAAATAG
- a CDS encoding fibronectin type III domain-containing protein: MRIGAVVTMLLVGIVTQSCRIEMPSLVELMIRDFKPGTGVRFPSIYDLGKSRAVALQSGFKDTLIIADDPTTGHGKAMKDIFINTGVSDRNILFVERFGYVDLIGNVGLRELISNEQENLRNATRVVHIPRRTPLDTSEDPARLRSTDNILFILSAGNTYSVDSTYITDQREADRDLYNKNHQHWRDGNYEFLLEVRNTNKVLWATSAHITRTHDIEPNRNVVSCGDIKENCFTIIPGQYTSDASARLSAMAFYLSQLYPTEEEVRETLEVCAVDIGEPGIDREYGRGLANLLCPRILEKELSIVSQYLQKEGETFTPKGGVLTGTWEAKGSALKVYMPLALEETLQPQYSGTVNGKITFKADSDSVTANFRAEADIEATFLMSITATAKDTLKGAGTYSTSPATVLTLKTGENTSRSYTYTATEDSLHLVHSLTLNEMLALLSGPIGDLADTVTKDLFASNPIQIKMSFAKRPEPKAPSMPQNVRQAGVTATTITLQWDPPADDVPVFAYHIVRYTDNSCTDIAESKGSAEQRVLFTDLVADTEYYFSVQGANLSGWSPQSSCITVRTQKTLLPADFNSDGIVNIPDFLLFVDVFGTREGDQNFDARMDLDGNGIVGIEDFLIFTAAFGQTA, translated from the coding sequence ATGCGTATAGGTGCAGTAGTAACAATGCTATTGGTAGGGATCGTCACCCAGTCGTGCAGGATTGAGATGCCGTCGCTGGTCGAGTTAATGATACGGGACTTCAAGCCGGGAACGGGAGTTCGGTTTCCGTCAATCTATGACCTCGGCAAAAGCAGGGCCGTTGCTCTACAAAGTGGCTTCAAGGACACACTGATCATTGCCGATGATCCAACTACAGGTCACGGCAAAGCGATGAAAGACATATTCATAAACACTGGCGTATCCGATAGAAATATCTTGTTTGTAGAGCGCTTCGGCTACGTGGATCTGATTGGGAATGTAGGTCTGAGAGAGCTCATTTCAAATGAACAGGAGAATCTGCGGAATGCAACAAGGGTGGTGCATATACCACGACGTACGCCGCTTGATACGTCTGAAGACCCGGCCAGATTAAGAAGCACTGATAACATCCTGTTTATCTTATCCGCTGGCAATACATATTCTGTAGATTCAACATACATCACCGATCAAAGAGAAGCTGATCGTGACCTCTACAACAAAAATCATCAGCACTGGAGGGACGGAAATTACGAATTCTTGTTGGAAGTGCGAAACACCAACAAAGTCCTCTGGGCTACCAGCGCTCACATAACCAGAACGCATGATATTGAACCGAACAGGAATGTCGTCTCATGTGGAGACATCAAAGAGAATTGCTTCACAATAATACCAGGACAATACACCTCTGACGCCTCTGCCCGTCTCTCCGCTATGGCATTCTACCTCTCACAACTTTATCCGACTGAGGAAGAAGTACGGGAGACACTGGAAGTCTGCGCGGTCGATATAGGCGAACCCGGCATTGACCGAGAATACGGAAGGGGACTCGCCAACCTCTTATGCCCTCGCATCCTGGAAAAAGAGCTAAGTATCGTTTCACAGTACCTGCAAAAAGAAGGGGAGACGTTCACGCCAAAAGGAGGGGTACTGACAGGCACTTGGGAGGCGAAGGGTAGCGCACTAAAGGTGTATATGCCGCTCGCACTCGAAGAAACGCTTCAGCCGCAATACAGCGGCACTGTGAACGGCAAGATCACCTTCAAAGCCGACAGCGATAGCGTCACGGCTAACTTCCGAGCAGAGGCAGACATAGAGGCGACGTTTCTGATGTCGATAACGGCAACGGCAAAGGATACCCTGAAGGGTGCAGGTACTTACAGCACCTCCCCGGCAACAGTGCTTACCCTCAAGACAGGGGAGAACACCTCTCGATCATATACCTACACGGCAACAGAAGACTCACTCCATCTTGTTCACTCACTTACGCTGAACGAAATGCTGGCACTTTTGTCTGGACCGATAGGAGACCTTGCAGATACAGTCACCAAAGACCTGTTTGCCAGCAATCCCATTCAGATCAAAATGAGTTTTGCAAAGAGGCCAGAGCCAAAGGCGCCGAGTATGCCCCAGAATGTGCGACAGGCAGGTGTGACCGCAACGACAATCACTCTGCAATGGGATCCGCCAGCGGATGATGTGCCCGTATTCGCATACCACATCGTCCGCTATACGGACAACTCCTGCACAGACATTGCTGAGTCCAAAGGCAGCGCAGAGCAGCGCGTCCTTTTCACTGACCTTGTTGCAGACACGGAGTATTACTTCAGCGTCCAGGGAGCCAACCTTAGCGGCTGGAGTCCACAGAGTAGCTGTATAACAGTGAGAACGCAAAAGACGCTTCTCCCTGCTGATTTCAACAGTGATGGTATTGTCAATATCCCTGATTTCCTGCTCTTTGTTGATGTGTTTGGCACACGAGAAGGGGATCAAAACTTCGATGCCCGTATGGATCTCGACGGCAACGGCATTGTCGGCATAGAAGACTTTCTCATCTTCACCGCCGCCTTTGGTCAGACTGCATAA
- a CDS encoding tyrosine-type recombinase/integrase, translated as MDNALTTRPHSAVDKTSQTLQPGSIAHNTKRMYCHATTHFLNWCEKIDQAAQTSGDLDGVLMQAAVRFHGKHVTPEEINQYLTHLHLNGKSPASIASVLTAIKFMARHTGTSIDFLPADTTLKGIKRNAEAQARGRGQATGIKVDDAITMATIADSPAHTSPTDSKETPEKAWIRRARDAAIILTMSNGLLRISEVGAILCEHISTRENGSGSLLIPRLKTDQEAEGREVYLQKRTIKAIEKYQRLSGVSDGPLFRRIYQNSKMGKDALGITAIRDMIKDVAEKAQIDVTGISGHSFRVGTAQTLVEKKATMLQLQTAGRWKDTRMPARYTEKEELAKGVIATILGE; from the coding sequence ATGGACAACGCATTGACCACCAGGCCGCACAGCGCGGTCGATAAAACGTCCCAGACACTTCAACCGGGATCCATCGCCCACAACACAAAGCGGATGTATTGCCACGCTACCACGCACTTTTTGAATTGGTGCGAGAAGATCGACCAGGCCGCACAAACCAGCGGCGACCTCGACGGGGTACTTATGCAAGCCGCCGTGCGCTTTCACGGCAAACATGTCACGCCCGAAGAAATCAATCAATATCTGACACATCTGCACCTCAATGGCAAAAGCCCTGCATCCATCGCTAGCGTCCTGACAGCGATCAAATTCATGGCCCGACACACAGGCACGTCCATTGACTTTTTGCCAGCAGACACAACGCTGAAGGGCATCAAGCGCAATGCCGAGGCGCAAGCGCGAGGTCGCGGCCAAGCCACTGGTATCAAAGTCGATGACGCTATAACGATGGCGACCATCGCAGACAGTCCCGCGCATACCTCACCGACCGACAGCAAAGAGACACCAGAGAAGGCATGGATCCGCCGAGCGCGTGATGCCGCTATCATTCTCACAATGAGCAATGGACTTTTGAGGATTTCAGAGGTTGGCGCGATCCTATGCGAGCATATCAGTACTCGAGAAAACGGATCGGGCAGTCTTCTAATCCCGCGCTTAAAGACTGACCAAGAAGCCGAAGGGCGAGAAGTCTATCTGCAAAAGCGGACAATCAAAGCAATCGAAAAATACCAGCGGCTCTCTGGCGTGAGTGACGGCCCACTGTTCAGGCGCATCTATCAAAACAGCAAAATGGGCAAAGACGCGCTCGGTATCACTGCGATACGGGATATGATCAAAGACGTGGCCGAAAAAGCGCAAATAGATGTTACCGGAATTTCAGGCCACAGCTTCAGGGTGGGAACAGCGCAAACACTCGTGGAGAAAAAAGCGACAATGCTACAACTCCAGACGGCTGGCAGGTGGAAAGATACGCGAATGCCAGCCAGATATACCGAGAAAGAGGAATTGGCAAAAGGTGTGATTGCCACAATCCTAGGGGAATAG
- the radC gene encoding DNA repair protein RadC, translating into MYKINGVYEIEQPVYKIQKTGAESLPDDELLALVLRMPQRNGSDVLAKCRAFLKKNPIDKLADFQLEHPPGQIIDRRLEGNDLTKSQQITLQAVLEFSRRVLNQGMGIDKPVTSPAEVLPELRHIRDLKQEHFVTIFLNARNQVIKTETISIGSLNASLVHPREVFAPAVGISAASVILGHNHPSGDVTPSREDIELTRRMVQAGEIMGIEVVDHLIIGSERFISMKEANVF; encoded by the coding sequence ATGTATAAGATCAATGGCGTGTACGAAATTGAGCAACCCGTTTATAAAATCCAGAAGACTGGAGCCGAGAGTTTGCCAGATGATGAGCTTCTTGCCCTCGTTCTCCGAATGCCCCAACGCAATGGTAGCGACGTGCTGGCGAAGTGCCGCGCTTTTCTCAAAAAGAACCCCATCGACAAACTCGCAGACTTTCAGCTTGAACATCCGCCCGGGCAAATCATCGACCGCAGACTCGAAGGGAATGATCTGACCAAATCCCAACAAATCACCCTGCAAGCCGTACTCGAGTTTTCCCGTCGTGTGCTTAATCAGGGCATGGGGATAGATAAGCCGGTCACGTCGCCCGCGGAAGTCTTGCCAGAGCTTCGCCACATCCGCGACCTCAAGCAAGAGCATTTTGTCACGATCTTTCTGAATGCCAGGAACCAGGTCATAAAGACCGAGACAATCAGCATCGGATCCCTCAACGCGAGTCTTGTGCATCCGAGAGAAGTGTTTGCGCCAGCCGTTGGGATAAGCGCGGCCAGTGTGATACTCGGACACAACCACCCCTCTGGCGATGTAACGCCCTCTCGTGAGGACATCGAGCTTACGCGCCGGATGGTTCAGGCTGGCGAGATAATGGGGATCGAGGTGGTCGATCACCTCATCATCGGATCCGAGCGGTTCATCAGCATGAAGGAAGCGAATGTTTTCTAA
- a CDS encoding helix-turn-helix domain-containing protein, whose amino-acid sequence MFSDVMKYYQEEIEKDDKALNVSDEEFFMTPKWLMCRPVNEVPYSAKCVYGVLKTYCSMSMGYGNGAFTWVSNVTIAQDIGAKSKTTVEKATKKLLDLGLIGRIRRKGKGKGFFSTGNVSSVHYLRRHQWMDDFAAAKALRAEERAKLLERNEAIYAADAIRHQEYKQFKPFPPL is encoded by the coding sequence ATGTTTAGTGATGTCATGAAGTATTATCAGGAGGAGATAGAAAAGGACGACAAGGCCCTGAATGTGTCCGATGAAGAGTTTTTTATGACACCCAAGTGGCTGATGTGCCGTCCCGTCAATGAAGTGCCCTACAGTGCAAAATGTGTCTATGGCGTCCTCAAGACCTATTGCAGTATGTCTATGGGATATGGAAATGGGGCTTTCACCTGGGTAAGCAATGTAACAATCGCTCAGGACATAGGTGCCAAGAGCAAGACAACCGTCGAGAAGGCAACCAAAAAACTCTTAGACCTAGGGCTTATTGGTCGCATAAGGCGAAAAGGAAAGGGAAAAGGCTTCTTTAGTACCGGTAATGTATCGTCTGTACACTACCTGCGCAGACACCAGTGGATGGATGACTTTGCCGCTGCCAAAGCCTTGAGGGCTGAAGAGCGAGCGAAGTTGCTTGAGCGGAATGAAGCGATCTATGCAGCAGATGCGATCCGCCATCAGGAATACAAACAATTTAAACCCTTTCCGCCCCTCTAA